From Streptomyces sp. GSL17-111, one genomic window encodes:
- a CDS encoding aldolase: protein MTTTLRETKDALVRRAQRQMKDHFGDSQLTTRQKLALTCRILFDGGHDAGLAGQITGRGEEPGTYWTQRLGLGFDEITEDNLLLVNEDLDVLEGEGMPNPANRFHSWIYREREDVNCIVHTHSLHTAALAMLEIPLVVSQMDTTPLYEDCAFLKDWPGIPVGNEEGEIIASALGDKRAVLLAHHGQLVAGGTVEEACHLALLIERAAKLQLLAMAAGTVQPLPPELAREAHDWTSTDRRHQANFAYYARRALRNHPDCLTEGTTAR, encoded by the coding sequence ATGACCACCACCCTGCGCGAGACGAAGGACGCCCTCGTGCGCCGCGCCCAGCGGCAGATGAAGGACCACTTCGGCGACTCGCAACTCACCACCCGGCAGAAACTCGCCCTGACCTGCCGCATCCTGTTCGACGGCGGCCACGACGCGGGCCTCGCCGGCCAGATCACCGGCCGGGGCGAGGAGCCGGGCACCTACTGGACCCAGCGGCTCGGCCTCGGGTTCGACGAGATCACCGAGGACAACCTGCTCCTGGTCAACGAGGACCTGGACGTCCTGGAGGGCGAGGGCATGCCCAACCCCGCCAACCGCTTCCACTCCTGGATCTACCGGGAGCGCGAGGACGTCAACTGCATCGTCCACACCCACTCCCTGCACACCGCCGCCCTGGCGATGCTGGAGATCCCGCTCGTCGTCTCCCAGATGGACACGACGCCCCTCTACGAGGACTGCGCCTTCCTGAAGGACTGGCCGGGCATCCCGGTGGGTAACGAGGAGGGCGAGATCATCGCCTCGGCGCTGGGCGACAAGCGGGCCGTCCTGCTCGCCCACCACGGCCAGCTCGTCGCCGGAGGCACCGTCGAGGAGGCGTGCCACCTGGCGCTGCTCATCGAGCGGGCCGCGAAGCTCCAGCTCCTGGCCATGGCGGCGGGCACCGTCCAGCCGCTGCCGCCGGAGCTGGCCCGCGAGGCACACGACTGGACGTCCACCGACCGGCGCCACCAGGCCAACTTCGCCTACTACGCACGCCGCGCCCTGCGGAACCACCCCGACTGCCTCACCGAAGGGACCACCGCCCGATGA
- a CDS encoding helix-turn-helix domain-containing protein, producing MINRVRQLRKERLMTLEALAARAGVTKSYLSKVERGQSTPSIAVSAALARALGVPLDTLFADADELTDVTVTRAGERRPLTPGDEPGSRYEGIALRAGAKRMTPFMLYPPHDVRATPFRDHPGEEFLFVHAGRAELLLGRRSVELDPGDSVYFRATAPHKVRSLSEERASVLLLVCDDGPDPAPHPHLP from the coding sequence GTGATCAATCGGGTACGGCAGCTGCGCAAGGAGCGGCTGATGACCCTGGAGGCCCTGGCCGCGCGGGCGGGCGTGACCAAGAGCTACCTGTCCAAGGTCGAACGGGGGCAGAGCACGCCGTCGATCGCCGTCAGCGCCGCACTGGCCCGCGCCCTCGGCGTCCCCCTCGACACCCTGTTCGCCGACGCCGACGAGCTCACCGACGTCACCGTCACCCGGGCGGGAGAGCGCCGGCCGCTCACGCCCGGCGACGAGCCCGGTTCGCGCTACGAGGGCATCGCGCTGCGGGCCGGCGCCAAGCGCATGACGCCGTTCATGCTCTACCCGCCGCACGACGTCCGGGCGACGCCCTTCCGGGACCACCCCGGGGAGGAGTTCCTCTTCGTCCACGCGGGCCGGGCCGAGCTCCTCCTCGGCCGCCGCTCCGTGGAGCTCGACCCGGGCGACTCCGTCTACTTCCGCGCCACCGCGCCGCACAAGGTCCGCTCGCTGAGCGAGGAGCGGGCGAGCGTCCTTCTCCTCGTCTGCGACGACGGCCCGGACCCGGCGCCGCACCCGCACCTGCCCTGA